Proteins encoded in a region of the Candidatus Nanosynbacter sp. HMT-352 genome:
- a CDS encoding DUF2797 domain-containing protein, which produces MLPSEFLLSYASFNAGNKPFVECQVGDKIERHELFEQNLSLEFDFSVKYCTGWVDFENRCSQICPDHATVDEKYENCLKCRNKTGFNPAFYNVSSVSAQQEKINQNPHFVYLAYFAPNVIKVGISQEERGIRRLLEQGARLAIKLETFSSALIARQYEAKISKLDGIAETLPVHKKMELIKLPFDRAAGERELRQKLLEIEQKIGVLFPKSEIIPCEDYFQTAGVDLSRVVLMKNYSQLVGHVRSVIGSIVITDYDGQLLAYNIKKLIGYRAQKVDREIELDLPTEQLTLF; this is translated from the coding sequence ATGCTACCGAGCGAATTTCTGCTCAGTTACGCAAGTTTTAATGCTGGCAATAAGCCATTCGTCGAATGTCAAGTTGGCGATAAAATTGAGCGTCATGAATTATTCGAGCAAAATTTGTCTCTTGAGTTTGATTTTTCTGTCAAATACTGCACAGGTTGGGTGGATTTTGAGAATCGCTGTAGCCAAATCTGCCCAGACCACGCCACGGTTGATGAAAAATATGAAAATTGCCTAAAATGCCGCAACAAAACTGGCTTTAATCCAGCATTTTATAACGTCAGTTCGGTGTCAGCACAGCAGGAAAAGATTAACCAAAACCCGCACTTTGTCTATCTGGCATATTTCGCGCCGAACGTCATAAAAGTTGGAATCTCGCAAGAAGAGCGTGGAATTCGAAGATTGTTGGAGCAAGGAGCGCGATTAGCTATAAAATTAGAAACATTTTCTTCGGCATTGATCGCCAGGCAGTACGAGGCGAAAATTTCTAAGCTGGACGGAATAGCTGAAACTCTGCCAGTTCATAAAAAGATGGAATTGATAAAACTACCTTTTGACCGTGCAGCCGGCGAGAGAGAATTGCGACAAAAATTACTTGAAATTGAGCAGAAAATTGGCGTGTTGTTTCCGAAATCCGAAATAATTCCTTGTGAAGATTATTTTCAAACCGCTGGCGTCGATTTGTCTCGTGTCGTTTTAATGAAGAATTACAGTCAATTGGTTGGACACGTACGCAGTGTCATCGGCTCAATTGTCATCACTGACTACGACGGTCAGCTGCTGGCTTACAACATTAAAAAGCTTATTGGCTATCGGGCGCAAAAAGTTGATAGAGAAATTGAGCTGGATTTACCAACCGAGCAATTAACGTTATTTTAA
- the dnaB gene encoding replicative DNA helicase — MADKSEEVKGKIPPQNLDAEKSLLGAVLIDEEVLADAAEITHPSDFYDKNHGLIFAGMMRLFEKHKPVDLLTLTDELKRKDELELVGGSAYLTELTNYVPTAAHASAYAEMIAQAAVRRRLIKASGDISELGYDESTTTQELLEKAEAELFSVSDQSTKQDLVSLESILTDSFDRIEELSKNKGSLRGVRTGYRDLDNMTAGLQKSDLIILAARPAMGKTTLVTNLAYNVATIEKSPVLFFSLEMSKEQLVDRMLADASGVDSWNIRTGNLSDEDFAKLSEAMGEMAEAPIYIDDTPGLSVLEMRTKARRIAHENPLGLIIVDYLQLMQANGNHNGNRVQEVSEISRGLKLIARELNVPLIALSQLSRSVESRTPPIPQLADLRESGSIEQDADIVSFIYRPGYYEPDNPEVQNITDLIIAKHRNGPVGKVQLYFHPERLRFMSLDRKHE; from the coding sequence ATGGCAGATAAAAGTGAAGAAGTAAAAGGGAAGATACCGCCACAAAATTTAGACGCGGAAAAGAGTTTGCTTGGGGCGGTTTTAATTGACGAGGAAGTTTTGGCGGACGCCGCAGAAATTACTCACCCTAGCGATTTTTACGACAAGAATCACGGGCTGATTTTCGCTGGAATGATGCGGCTATTTGAAAAACACAAGCCTGTCGACCTTCTGACCCTAACCGACGAATTGAAGCGAAAGGACGAACTGGAATTGGTTGGCGGCTCGGCATATCTAACAGAGCTAACAAACTACGTCCCAACGGCAGCACACGCATCGGCTTACGCGGAAATGATTGCGCAAGCAGCAGTTCGCAGGCGCCTAATAAAAGCGAGTGGTGATATTTCTGAACTTGGCTATGACGAATCGACGACCACGCAGGAATTATTAGAGAAGGCCGAAGCTGAACTTTTCAGCGTATCAGACCAATCAACCAAGCAAGATTTGGTCAGTCTGGAAAGTATTCTGACGGATAGCTTTGATCGAATTGAAGAGCTCAGCAAAAATAAAGGTTCTCTCAGAGGAGTTCGCACTGGATATCGCGATCTGGACAACATGACCGCTGGCTTACAAAAATCGGACTTGATTATTCTGGCAGCTCGTCCAGCCATGGGTAAGACAACGCTGGTGACGAATTTGGCTTATAACGTGGCAACAATTGAAAAGAGTCCCGTCCTATTCTTCAGTCTGGAGATGAGTAAGGAACAGCTGGTCGACCGTATGCTGGCAGATGCATCGGGTGTTGATAGCTGGAATATTCGCACCGGAAATCTGAGCGACGAAGATTTTGCTAAATTGTCTGAAGCTATGGGTGAAATGGCTGAGGCGCCAATTTACATCGATGACACACCGGGGCTGTCAGTTTTGGAAATGCGCACTAAAGCGCGTCGAATTGCCCACGAAAATCCATTAGGGCTAATTATCGTCGACTATTTGCAGCTTATGCAGGCCAACGGAAATCACAATGGAAACCGCGTTCAGGAAGTTTCGGAGATTTCCCGCGGACTGAAGCTTATTGCTCGCGAATTGAACGTGCCGCTAATTGCCCTGAGTCAGTTGAGCCGTTCTGTCGAATCTCGTACGCCGCCAATTCCACAACTAGCTGACCTGCGCGAATCCGGTTCCATTGAGCAGGACGCCGACATCGTAAGTTTTATTTATCGCCCTGGATATTATGAGCCAGACAACCCAGAAGTACAGAATATTACAGACTTAATCATTGCTAAGCACCGTAACGGCCCAGTTGGCAAAGTTCAATTGTACTTCCACCCAGAGCGCCTACGCTTTATGAGTCTGGATCGCAAGCATGAATAG
- the rplL gene encoding 50S ribosomal protein L7/L12 → MADIKKLAEELVKLTVLEVNELKNHLKEEYGIEPAAAAVAVAGPAAGGDAAAADEKTEFTVTLKDAGSQKVAVIKAVKEITGLGLGEAKAIVDGAPAPVKEKVSKDEAEAAKKTLEDAGATVELS, encoded by the coding sequence ATGGCTGATATTAAGAAATTGGCTGAAGAACTTGTAAAATTGACAGTTCTAGAAGTTAACGAATTGAAAAATCATCTTAAAGAAGAATACGGCATCGAGCCAGCTGCTGCAGCTGTCGCTGTTGCTGGTCCAGCTGCTGGTGGTGACGCCGCTGCTGCTGACGAAAAAACTGAGTTCACAGTTACTTTGAAAGACGCTGGTTCTCAGAAGGTTGCAGTCATCAAGGCTGTTAAGGAAATCACTGGCCTAGGTCTAGGTGAAGCAAAAGCTATCGTTGACGGCGCTCCAGCACCAGTCAAGGAAAAAGTTTCTAAAGACGAAGCTGAAGCTGCAAAGAAAACTTTGGAAGACGCTGGCGCTACTGTCGAGCTTTCATAA